TGCCACTTTAGTCGTATTATCATAATTGATTTTTTCCATCAAAACGCCCCAACTATTCCATCCAACCGGAGTTGGTTTATCCCACGCAAAGACAAAAGGTTTCTCGACAATGCGATTCGTTTTGGCATATTCTTCCATTCCGTTTCTCCAATCAGAATAATATCCAACAAAGAATTTTGGAGACGAAACTTTATCGCCTTTTACAATTCCGTGTGCAATACTATCACGTGTAGTTTCTTTTTCTGAATATCCTGCCCAAGCAGAAAATAACGGTTCCTTATCTTTATTGATCGTTTTTACAGCACTTTTCCAAACCGTATGTTCAAGAGAACCAACGATAAAACCATTTCGCGAAGTATTATTAAAAAGAATCCCAACTTCTGCACTTGTATTTTGAGAAACTGCATCTAGTTTTTTCGAATCATAACTTATAAAAGCGTCATTATCATATGGAACAAAAACAGTTTGCAGATTTTCGATTTTGTCAAAGCCAACTTTTCCTAAATCTAATGGCGAAATATAATTGGTTACAATTTGATTTCCGTTGCCTAAAATTTCAGTTTGAGTTATAAAGTATGACTGATTGTTATAAGTTATAAAACTCTGGATTATCGTTGGATTATTTTTATCTTTATATGTAAGCGTATATTTTAAACCTTTCCCTAAATTGTCATTAATCGTTTCTTTTGATAAAACAGCTTCCGGATAATCGCTCACAGAAATTGTTTTACCATTCACAATAACCGAAGCTTTTGCTCCAGAAAAAATGTTTTTTCCGGATTGACTTACGGCAATTGTTTTTTGTTGAACATCATAAGTAATAATTCCGCTTTTGCCATAAGTCATTTTGATGCTCTTTTGAGCTTGCGCCGAATTGCAAAAAATGACCATAAATAAAACGGACAAAAACATGTTTTTTAACAGGAAATGATACTGTCTCATTAAATAAAGTTTTGGTTATTATACTATTCTATACTACAATAATACAAATTATAATTTATTCTGCAAGAACTTCAAAAAAAAATGTTCGCCAGTTCTTTTAAAAACCATGCTAAACATCACGGAATCAGCTATTTTAAAATTTTAATAATATTACACTTTTTTAGTCAAATAGTCAATTTGACAATAATTCTTTTTAAAGATATCCTAAAAGTTTAGTAAACACATAGATTGTGTCTTTAAAATTTTAACGCCACAGATTAATGGATTAAAATGATATAATTTATGGAGTTATTTTAATCCGTAGAATATAAATTATTTGCATAACGCTAAAATATATCGCTCCCCAGGAGCTTTGATCCTATTGTGTGCAAATATTCTATAAATATAATGCCCCTCTGGAGCATATCTTAGTGAATATTTATTGCTATGATATTATGCTTTCCGTAACTGTTGAACAAAGGAATAAAAATCCCATAGGGATGTTATATTTATAGAAAAATTTATATTTTATCGCATTAGAACCCCATCGGGGTGAAATTATAATTGCCTCCAGCTTTAGCTGGAGGTATAAAACAAACACAAAGATTTGGCTTTAGCCGAATTTCTTCATTATTTGGCTAAAGCCATTTGTTATCAATTCTTCAAACTCCAGCTAAAGCTGGAGCCTATTTACTAACTTTTACACATAAAAAAAGGAGCATTAAAACTCCTATTCTACTTTATAACGACAATCGATAAAGTCAAAACTTATCCATTTTTCAAATGTTTTGCTCTCAATCTGCTTAGAAACTCGGGCGTGATTCCTAAATAAGAAGCAATATATTGTTGCGAAACCCGTTGCGATAATGTTGGATATCGATTCACAAATTCTACATATTGTTCCATTGCCGTTGAAGAAACGGTTTTGAACAAGCGCTTTTGCAATTTCGATAAATGCCTTTGAATCATTAACCTAAACATACGCTCTAATTGCGGAACTTCATTGATTAAATTTTCTTTCGTTTGACGACTTAAAACCAGTAACTCACAATCTTCAAGCGTTTCAATATACATATCACTTGGCACCTGATCCTCAAAACTCGTAATATCACTTACCCACCAATCTTCGGTTGCAAATTGCAGTGTCAGTTCTATTCCGTCGCGATCAACGAAATATTCTCTTATGCAACCTTTATTTATATAAGCTTCAAAATTGCAGATTTCACCTGCATGTAATAAAATTGTTTTCTTAGGAACTTTTCTAAACTCCAGACTGTTTTCAAAAATTTTAATCTCTTGTTCTGATAGTCTGGCAAATCTGGAAAGATAATCGTGTATTTTCTCAAACATCTTTAAAACTTGTTTAGTAGGATTGCTTTTGGTAACAAGTCGTAAATATAAGATGTATTTATTTAAAGTGTTTGTTGCGATTGTTTTTATCAACGTTAATTTATAGACAACGAATATCCGTAGTGGCTCACAATATTAATCTATCGACAACGAATATCCGTAGAGGCGCACAGCAGTGCGTCTCCGCATAAATTATACACAAAAATTACGCCCTAAAATGTGCCTCTAGGCACATATCATCGGTAGAAAAAAAAATGGCGCAAAATTCGTTGGCGTGCCGTAGGTACGCATGATTAACGTTTTGATGCGTACCTACGGCACGCTATATTTATTTCGATTGATGTTTTTTTTACCGATGATATGTACCTAACGGTACATTTTTATTGCAAATCTTGATTTGCTACGCATTTCTACGTTAAAACCTATTCACATCTTCACATATTTACATATTTACAAATTCACATGATTTGTATTATTTTATTATTTCTTGATCTAGTTTAAGAAATTAGGCAATTTAATATTTGATCTTTGAAAATTAAACACCCAATAAATTTACAATCAATGAAAGATCAAGTTCTCCATCTACGAATTACATTGGCATTATCGGCAATTGACGATCTAATTCCTTCTTATATGCAAGTTGAAGAAGACAAAGCAATTTCTAACGGCAACGTTGCAATTTGTATTATTGACGAAGAAGGTATGGTTTATGGCCGAATGTACGGAAATGACAAAGCGCGTAAAAGACAATCGTATAAAATTGCCTGGACAAAAGCGAGTCAGGTTTGGCTTACTGGAGTTAAAACGGGAGATTACGAGAGATTGGTTTTCAATAAAATTGTAGACGAAAACGCTAACGGAATCGAAGCGCCGGATCTTATTGGCTGGCAAGGCGGACAACCTATTATATTAAATGACGGAACACAGCTTTCTATTGGTTTTAGCGGTTTTAGAGGTGTTACCGATTTAGAAATTGTAACCAAGGCATTCAAAAAAATATAACAATCATAATTAAAAAAAACATGACTTATTTACCAGATTCAAACCGATATCAAAAAATGGAATACCGTCGTTGTGGCAACAGCGGACTAATGCTTCCGGCGCTTTCTCTTGGTTTGTGGCATAACTTTGGCGCGATCGATAATACCGAAAACGCAAGAAATATATTGCACACGGCCTTTGATAACGGTATTACGCATTTTGATCTTGCTAATAATTATGGTCCTCCGGCGGGATCTGCTGAGACGACTTTTGGACAAATATTCAAACAGGATTTTAAATCTTTTCGTGACGAACTTTTGATTTCTACAAAAGCCGGATGGCCAATGTGGGAAGGTCCTTATGGAGATTTAGGTTCAAAAAAGCATTTAATTGCCAGCTTAGACCAAAGTCTTAAACGTATGGATTTAGAATATGTAGATATTTTTTATCACCACAGACCAGATCCAAACACACCAATGGAAGAAACTATGGCGGCGCTGGATTTAATTGTGCGTCAGGGAAAAGCACTTTATGTAGGTATTTCGAGTTATAGTCCTGCCGAAACTCAAAAGGCTTTTACAATCTTGAAACAATTAGGAACTCCGTGTGTGATTCATCAGCCTAAATATTCGATGCTGGAGCGTTCTGTAGAAGATGGATTATTGGATGTTCTAGAATTAAATGGTATTGGCGGAATCGCTTTTTCACCTCTTGCACAAGGTCTTTTGACAAATAAATATCTAAACGGAATTCCGGAAAACTCAAGAGCTACAGCACATCGCGGAAATGGTGCAATCGAAGAAGACGCAATCACGCCTGAGAATATTGCTAAGGTTAAAAAGCTTAACGAAATGGCATTAGAACGCGGACAAACATTGGCACAAATGGCGTTGTCATGGGTTATGAAAGACAAAAGAATTTCATCGGTTATTATTGGCGCAAGCAAACCAGAACAAGTGATTGATTCTGTGGGATGTCTTAAAAACACTTCGTTTTCTGCAGAAGAACTAAAAGCAATCAATCAAATTCTGATATAAAGCAATTACGAATTGGCACAAGTTTTAAATAAAAAAATCTGTGCCAATCCGCTTAACCCGCACAATCTGTGGGCTATTCGTAACACACATACTAACTATCTAAACCATAATTATGAAAACATATCATTTTACAACATGCCTGACCATCATGTTATCGGGATTTTTGACCAATAATCTCGTTGCTCAAAAAAGTCCCTCAAAAACGGATTATAAAAGCGTTACGGTTTATGTAACGGCAAAAAATACCAATAACAAACTAACAAAAACGGAAACTTTATCTTTTATAGACAAACCACAACCTATAGAAAAAGAATTTTCTGTATTTGTAGATCCTTCAAAGACTTATCAAACTATGTTGGGAATTGGTGGCGCTATTACTGATGCTTCCGCGGAAGTTTTCTACAAACTTTCTAAAGAGCAACAGGCAGAAATTCTGACTGCTTATTATGATAAAGAAAAAGGTATTGGCTATACTTTGGCACGAACAAATATGCAAAGCTGTGATTTTTCAAGTGATATTTACAGTTATATTGCCGAAGGTGACAAAGACTTAAAAACCTTTGATATTAGCCACGACAGAAAATACAGAATTCCGTTAATTAAAGAAGCTATTGCAAAAGCGGGTGGAAAATTAACTTTATACGCTTCGCCGTGGAGTCCGCCAGCGTGGATGAAAACCAATAATAATGTTTTGCAAGGCGGAGTTTTAAAACCGGAATACAACCAAAGTTGGGCTAACTTTTTTGTGAAATTTATAAAGGAATACGAAAAAGAAGGAATTCCAATTTGGGGTTATACAGTACAAAACGAACCTATGGCGGTGCAAAAATGGGAATCTTGCATTTTTACAGCGCAAGAAGAACGTGATTTCATTAAAAACTTTCTTGGTCCAACGATGCAAAAAGCAGGTTTGTCTAAAAAGAAATTAATTATGTGGGATCATAATCGTGATTTAATGTACCAACGTGTGAGTACAGTTTTGGAAGATAAAGATGCAGCAAAATATGTTTGGGGAATTGGATATCACTGGTACGAAGACTGGCATAAAAACGGAATGAACTTTGAAGCTGAGCGCCGTGTAGCAGAAGCTTTTCCGGATAAACCGCTTATCTTAACAGAAGGTTGTGCGGCTGATTTTGATCAAAAGTTACTGACGGATTGGACTTATGGCGAAAAATATGGAATGTCGATGATTAACGATTTCAATATTGGAACGGTTGCCTGGACGGACTGGAATATTCTATTGGACGAAAAAGGCGGACCAAACCATGTTCAAAACTTTTGTATGTCGCCTATTCACGCTGATCTTACAACCGGAAAATTGATTTATACAAACGGATATTATTATTTAGGTCATTTTTCTAAATTCATTCATCCGGGCGCAAAACGTGTGGCTTGCAATTCCAGCAGTAATAAACTTTTGTCTACAGCATTTGTAAATCAGGATAATAATCTTGAAGTTGTCGTTATGAATCAATCTGATGATAATGTAGATTATTTTCTTTGGATAAAAGGTAAAGCTTCAAAAATAACCAGTTTGGCACATTCTATTGCTACTTTAGAAGTAAAATAATCTTTTTAACACATAGGTTTTCATGTTTATGCCTAATCTATGCGAAGACGCACTGCTGTGCGCCTCTACCAATATTCGATGTCAATAAATAATGTTGTTCTCAGGGTTTTAATGTAGAGATGCACAGCAGTGCATCTAACTCTTTGTACATCCGAATCTAAACGTCGTAATCATCAAAAAAAAGAATAATATGAAAAAAACATTAATAATCCTGAATATTTTCGTTTTGATTGGCACATCGGCAATAGCCCAAACATCGGCTGAAAAGTCAAAACCAATGAAATTACAGCAGATTCCGGGAAAAATAGAATGTGAATTTTACGATTTTGGCGGCGAAGGCATTGCGTATCACGATACTGATGAAATCAATAATGGCAGCGGAAAACTAAATCCCGTTAACGGAAATCCTTTGAATGAATTCCGAATTAAAGAAGCCGTGGATATTTCGTATACCAAAACAGATAGTATCGACGACACGCCTTATACCAAAGTTCCGATCAAGATGAAACAGCTTTATGTGGGCTGGACGCAACCTACAGAATGGATAAATTATACGGTTCAGATTAAGAAATCCGGAACGTATAAAATTGGTGTTTTATATATCGCAAATGGCCACGGCGCAATTTCTATCGCAGTAAACGGAAATGAAGCCACGGGAAATATGAAAATTGAATCAACACACGACGATAAAGATCCTGTTGCTTGGCGACAATGGCATCATTGGAACAGTTCAGAAAACATAGGAACTATTAAACTCGAAAAAGGCACACAATTATTGACTTTGCATATTGTCGAAAACGGAAATATGAATTTAGATTACCTGACTTTTACGCCCAATTAATTTTTTCACCATATAAGTTATGTAAGTTTATTTAAGCTTTGCGCATAATTTACAAAGCAACTTATATTTTCTTATATCACTTATATGGTGAAATTCATTTATTTAAGCTTTGCGCATATTTACAATCCAGCTTATATTTTCTTATATCACTTATATGGTAAAAACAACTTATATAGTGAAAATCGTCAAATCAAGTATTTCTACCTAAAACCAGTTCATTCTATCTTTCTAAATTAGCTCAATAAAATGATCGTCATTTTAATTCTCTTATAAAGATCTTATGAGCAATCCCATTTTTACCGCACTTTTACCAATCCAAAAAGAATTTTCATACTATTTACCTAACAGAAATTTCCTTGAATTCAACGGAAAACCTGTTTATCAATATATGATTGAAAAATTACTGAAAATCGATGCATTTGAAAGTATTGTTATCAATACAGATTCTGAAGAAGTGAAAGAATATTGCAAAAGCAACGGCAAACTAAGGATAATCGACCGACCGAAATCTTTAATTGGCGAAGACATAAAATCAGATTTGATTACAGCTTATACTCTTGATAAAATTGGTGGAGAACATTTTATCGAAATTCAAAGCTTTAATCCATTGCTTACGCAGTTTACAATAGAGAGTTTCATCAAACTATATATAGATCTTATAGTGTCTGGAGAATATTATGATTCGCTTTTTAGTATGCAGCGTTATGAGTTGAGAAATTATGATGTAGATAAAATGGAAATAAGAAATGACTTCCCTTTTTCAATAATCGAAAACGGAATTCTTTACGGATTTAATCGAACCACTTTCCGCAAAAACCGAAAAAAAATTGGAAAAATGGCCACGCTTTCTGACGTAAAAGAAATTGAGAATACACTTCTGGATTCAGAAACTAACTATGAATTAGTGAAACTGGTTTTTGCTAATCAGGATAAATTTCCAGCTATTTTTCATAGTGGCGTTTAAAAAAAGAAGCAAGAAGTAAGAAGCAAGAAGGGCATTTCATTACAAATGAAATGCCCTTCTTGCTTCTATCCAAATTTCAAACATAGCCCAAGGTTTCAACCTTGGGATACGCATCGTGATAAATAATAATAATAATAATAATTAATAGATCACGATAATATAACCCGCTCCAATGGTTAAAACCATTGGCTATGTTTATAAACATTAATTTTATTTCCTTAATATTTTTTTGGCTTAGCCAATAATCTTAGAATTTAAATGTAACATTTGCTGTTATACGAGTTGGATTTTGAGCTGCAAGTCTGTAAGACCAATATTTTTCATTCGTAATATTATCTACTTTAAGACCCAATCTGTATTTTGGCTGATCATAGAAAAGTGAAGCGTCTAATACCGTGTACGACGGAATAGAAAACTTGAATGCTGCAGTATTTGTTTGGTTATATTTACTACCGTAGATTCCTCCAAAACCAATTCCTAAACCTTGCGCACCACCTGTCGTAACTCTATAACTTGCCCATAAATTTGCCGTAGTTGGTGAACCGGCCGTTGATGGTCGTAAACCTTGGAAATTAGGATTACTCTTTTCAAATTTACTGTCATTATAAGTATAACCAGCGACGATATTTAATCCTGAAATTGGGTTGGCAATAAACTCTGCTTCAAAACCTTTGCTGACCTGAGTTCCATCCTGAACAGAGAAGTTTGAATGATCCGGATCGTCACGAGTAACATTTGTTACCTGAATATCGTAATAACTCAATGTAGCCGAGATTTTATTAAGGTCAAACTTAAATCCTCCCTCCCATTGATTCGCCTGATTTGGTTTGAAAGTATTACCATAAAAATCAGAACCCGAAACGTTGCTAAAACCGTTCATATAATTACCAAAAACAGAAATCTTTTCTTTCATAATTTGGTACACTAAACCAAATTTTGGCGATAAAGCTGTTTGGTTATAATTTCCTGCAATAGAATCTTTGCTTGGATAATAAGTTCCGTTGTTCATATAGCGATCCACACGAATTCCTCCCATTGCTAATAATCTATCGGTAACATTCAAAACGTCTGAAACATAAGCACTATATGTTTCTTCGTCATTTGATACATAATTAGTAAACTTAGCGGTAGCAAACATTGGCGCCACTTTATCCACATTAAAATTATTATAAGCATCACCCGGTTTTTTATAATCCATTGCCGGCATGTTTACAATTGCATCATTACGAGTGGCACGCAAACTATAATAATCAACTCCCGCTACAACTCTGTTTTTCAGCTTTCCGATATTAAACTTACCAATAAAGTTTTGCTGAATATCAGTTCCATAAAACGGAGATTCCTGATACGTAACTTGTTGTCTTAATGTCGTTGGCGATGTCATTTGCAATGCTACCACATAACCATCAGATGATGATCTTGTTCTTGATAAAATGGTTTGAGATGTCCATTCATCAGAGATTTTATACTTTAACTGAGCAAAAACATTGTATTGCTGACTTGTATAATTAATAGTATTATTGGCAAATGATAATTTATACGGAATATTAAGTGCTTCTATACTCGTTAACGCATCTTTACCTGCAAACGGAGTAAGTCTGGTTGGCGAAGTTGCTTTGTATAAACTAAATTCGGCGTCGATTAAAAGCGTTAATCTCTCGTTGATTTCATAAGAGAAACTTGGAGCAATAGAAAAGTTTTTGTTGAATCCTGCGTCCTGAAAACTTCTTTCGCTATGAAAAGCTGTGTTAACTCTCAACAAAGCTGTTTTATCAGCGTTAATTGGCGTATTAATATCAGCCGTAAAACGATTCAAATCCCAACTTGCTGCTGAATATGAAATTTCACCTTTGAAAGAATCAAAAGGCTTTTTGGTAACACGATTAAATAAACCTCCAAATGATGATAATGTACTTCCAAATAGTGTCGCAGATGGTCCTTTGATAACCTCAATACGCTCTAAATTTGCAGGATCAATACTCGTATAAGTAAAACTTCCAACACCGTTTCTAACGACTTGAGGCGTTGCAAAACCTCTCGAAATAGAAGTTGTTCGGCCTTGATTTCTTACTTCGGCAATACCGGCTCCGGGAACGTTTTTAAAAGCACTATTATAATCTGTAATAACCTGCTCTTTCATTAATTCCTTGCTTACGACGATATAAACCTGTGAATTTTCAATATTTTTTAAAGGCATTTTTGCCACATCAAAACTTTCTTTTTTAGCAAATCGATTTCCTCCTGTACGAATCACAACGTCATCAAGATTCTCTACAGACGAGTTTACTCTTATGTCTACATCTGCAGTTGAAGTTTGTTCTGTAATCTCAGCAGTTTCAGTAGATGACGCATATCCTGCCATCGAAACTTCCAGCGTATATTTTCCAAAAGGCACTTTTTTGAAATCATATTTACCTGCTGAATTGGTTACGGCACTTTTATTTATTTCGATCAATTTTACCACAACTCCCTGACTTGCATTACCGTCATTCGTGATAACAGTTCCTGAAATTTGTCCTGTAGTTGCCGTTTGCGCCTGAATAAATCCAACATTAGCAAGTAAAAAAAGCATCAATAATAATGTGGAATGATACTGAATGCTTTGTATTTTTTGGAGCGAATATTTTATAAAAAAAGAAATTTGGGGTTTTGGTCTTGTCATGTTATTCTTATTTAAACTGATTCTAAATTAAAGCGCAAATGAACAATATTTTTTTTAATCTATCAAAAGAAGAATGTTATTTTTTCATTGAAATAAATCTTTTAAAATAAGCGTAAAAAATATACTACAGAAATAATAATCAGGGATAAACGACAAGCTATTCTTAAAAAAAACTAATACTAATCAAGGATGTAAAGCCTCTTTTTTTGTACCATTAGGTACTAAATATTGGTAGAAAATATTAATCGAATAAATATAGCGTGCCGTAGGCACGCAATTGCGGTCGTTTTGTTGCGTACCTACGGCACGCCAACTAATTTCAAATATAATTGCTACCAATATTTAGTACCTAAAGGCACATTTTCAATTCTTGATTCGCATTAATATTTTGAAAAATAAAAACGCCTGTATTCTTCCAGAAAGAATACAGGCATTAAAAAAACTTAACTAAATTATTTTATCGAAGTATCAAAACCTACTTCAATGCCTCATAAAGTATTTCTACCGGATGTTGCGCTTTTCGTCCTGTACCGTCAGCGATTTGATGCCTACAACTTGTTCCCGAAGCCGAAATCAATGTTGCAGCTTCTTCTGAACGAATTGTCGGAAACAAAATCAACTCTCCTATTTTCATAGAAATGTCATAGTGTTCTTTTTCATAGCCAAAAGAACCCGCCATTCCGCAACATCCACTTGGGATATTAAGTACGGTATAATTCTTTGGCAACATTAAAATTTTCTTTAACGGAACCAATGACGACAAGGCTTTTTGAAAACAATGCCCGTGCATTCTAACTCGTTCTGTTTTATCTGTAAAACTATTTGATGAAATTCGTCCTGCATCTAATTCTTTGGCTAAAAACTCTTCGATTAAAAAAGTTCTGGCTGCAAATGTTTTCGCTTTTGCTTTTAAATCTCCACGACACAAATCAGGATATTCATCACGAAAACTCAATATTGCCGAAGGTTCAATTCCGATTAAAACTCCATTTTCCGGAATTGAAATTTCGAAATCTCTTGTGTTTTGTTCTGCAATTTCTCTTGCTTCTTTTAGCATTCCTTTCGAAAAATACGTTCTTCCGCTGATTCCTATTTTCGGAATTTCAACTTCATATCCTAAACTATTCAGAAGCTTAACGGACGTCTGCCCTATTTCTACATCATAATAATTCAGAAATTCATCATTGTATAAATACACTTTGCCATTTACAAAATCTCCTTTTTGAATGTAATTTTTCATCCATTTGGCAAAAGTAATTTTGTGCATCAAAGGCAATTTTCTTTCTGTTGCAAAACCAGTTGCTTTTTTAATCACATTGCCCAAAACACCTTTTGTAGATAAATTATACATCCACGGAATTGCAGCAAACAAATGGTTTATTTTTGGCGTATTTCCAATCAATCTTGAACGGAATTTTACGCCATTTTTATCATGATATTGTTGTAAAGTTTCGGCTTTTAATTTTGCCATATCAACATTCGACGGACATTCAGATTTACAACCTTTACAACTTAAGCACAAATCGAGAACATCAAGCAGATTTTCATCATCAAATCGATTTACTTTTTTCGAAGTGGTAATCGTTTCTCGCAACATATTTGCTCTGGCACGAGTTGTATGTTTTTCATCGCGCGTTGCCATATAACTTGGGCACATTGTACCACCGCTTTTCTCCGTTTTTCTACAATCTCCGGATCCGTTGCACATTTCGGCAGCACGAAGGATTCCGTTATGTTCAGAGAAATCAAAATACGTTTCCGGCATTGGTGTTTCCTGACCAGCCGTATATCTCAAACTCGAATCCATTGGTGGCGTATTCACGATTTTGCCCGGATTAAAAACTCCCCAAGGATCCCAAACCTGCTTTATCTGAATAAACAATTGATAGATTTCTTCACCCAACATCAGCGGAATAAATTCTCCACGAAGTCTTCCGTCGCCATGTTCTCCGCTCAAAGAACCTTTATATTTCTTAACTAAATGTGCAATATCTGTCGCAATAGTTCTAAAAATTGCTGTTCCTTCTTTAGTTTTTAAATCTATAATCGGACGCAAATGCAATTCTCCCGTTGCCGCATGCGCATAATGCACACAGTTTAAGTTTCGTTCTTTTAATATTGCATTAAAATCTTCGATAAAATCCGGTAAATCATTCACATCTACAGCAGTATCTTCGATTACCGCAACCGCTTTTGCATCACCCGGAATATTCGATAATAAACCCAATCCTGCTTTTCTTAATGCCCAAACTTTGTTCGTATCGTCGCCATAAACAATCGGGAAATGATAACCCAGATTTTTAGAACGCATCAAAGCTTCCATTTCTTTTGCAACAGCGTCAATTTCTTCTTGGGAATCTCTTAAAAATTCAACCGCCAAAATTGCCTGAGGATCTCCTTTTACAAAAAAACGATTCTTGCTTTGTTCAATATTTTCTTTGGTACATTCCAGAATATAATGGTCAATTAACTCGACACTATCCGGATTAAATTTCAACGCTTCTATATTTGCTTTTAGCGATTCATTTATGCTTTCAAAATGTACACAAACCAAAGCT
This genomic window from Flavobacterium sp. 9 contains:
- a CDS encoding heme-binding protein, giving the protein MKDQVLHLRITLALSAIDDLIPSYMQVEEDKAISNGNVAICIIDEEGMVYGRMYGNDKARKRQSYKIAWTKASQVWLTGVKTGDYERLVFNKIVDENANGIEAPDLIGWQGGQPIILNDGTQLSIGFSGFRGVTDLEIVTKAFKKI
- a CDS encoding Crp/Fnr family transcriptional regulator, with the protein product MFEKIHDYLSRFARLSEQEIKIFENSLEFRKVPKKTILLHAGEICNFEAYINKGCIREYFVDRDGIELTLQFATEDWWVSDITSFEDQVPSDMYIETLEDCELLVLSRQTKENLINEVPQLERMFRLMIQRHLSKLQKRLFKTVSSTAMEQYVEFVNRYPTLSQRVSQQYIASYLGITPEFLSRLRAKHLKNG
- a CDS encoding carbohydrate-binding protein, with amino-acid sequence MKKTLIILNIFVLIGTSAIAQTSAEKSKPMKLQQIPGKIECEFYDFGGEGIAYHDTDEINNGSGKLNPVNGNPLNEFRIKEAVDISYTKTDSIDDTPYTKVPIKMKQLYVGWTQPTEWINYTVQIKKSGTYKIGVLYIANGHGAISIAVNGNEATGNMKIESTHDDKDPVAWRQWHHWNSSENIGTIKLEKGTQLLTLHIVENGNMNLDYLTFTPN
- a CDS encoding cytidylyltransferase domain-containing protein, producing MSNPIFTALLPIQKEFSYYLPNRNFLEFNGKPVYQYMIEKLLKIDAFESIVINTDSEEVKEYCKSNGKLRIIDRPKSLIGEDIKSDLITAYTLDKIGGEHFIEIQSFNPLLTQFTIESFIKLYIDLIVSGEYYDSLFSMQRYELRNYDVDKMEIRNDFPFSIIENGILYGFNRTTFRKNRKKIGKMATLSDVKEIENTLLDSETNYELVKLVFANQDKFPAIFHSGV
- a CDS encoding TonB-dependent receptor; translated protein: MLFLLANVGFIQAQTATTGQISGTVITNDGNASQGVVVKLIEINKSAVTNSAGKYDFKKVPFGKYTLEVSMAGYASSTETAEITEQTSTADVDIRVNSSVENLDDVVIRTGGNRFAKKESFDVAKMPLKNIENSQVYIVVSKELMKEQVITDYNSAFKNVPGAGIAEVRNQGRTTSISRGFATPQVVRNGVGSFTYTSIDPANLERIEVIKGPSATLFGSTLSSFGGLFNRVTKKPFDSFKGEISYSAASWDLNRFTADINTPINADKTALLRVNTAFHSERSFQDAGFNKNFSIAPSFSYEINERLTLLIDAEFSLYKATSPTRLTPFAGKDALTSIEALNIPYKLSFANNTINYTSQQYNVFAQLKYKISDEWTSQTILSRTRSSSDGYVVALQMTSPTTLRQQVTYQESPFYGTDIQQNFIGKFNIGKLKNRVVAGVDYYSLRATRNDAIVNMPAMDYKKPGDAYNNFNVDKVAPMFATAKFTNYVSNDEETYSAYVSDVLNVTDRLLAMGGIRVDRYMNNGTYYPSKDSIAGNYNQTALSPKFGLVYQIMKEKISVFGNYMNGFSNVSGSDFYGNTFKPNQANQWEGGFKFDLNKISATLSYYDIQVTNVTRDDPDHSNFSVQDGTQVSKGFEAEFIANPISGLNIVAGYTYNDSKFEKSNPNFQGLRPSTAGSPTTANLWASYRVTTGGAQGLGIGFGGIYGSKYNQTNTAAFKFSIPSYTVLDASLFYDQPKYRLGLKVDNITNEKYWSYRLAAQNPTRITANVTFKF
- a CDS encoding glycoside hydrolase family 30 beta sandwich domain-containing protein; translation: MKTYHFTTCLTIMLSGFLTNNLVAQKSPSKTDYKSVTVYVTAKNTNNKLTKTETLSFIDKPQPIEKEFSVFVDPSKTYQTMLGIGGAITDASAEVFYKLSKEQQAEILTAYYDKEKGIGYTLARTNMQSCDFSSDIYSYIAEGDKDLKTFDISHDRKYRIPLIKEAIAKAGGKLTLYASPWSPPAWMKTNNNVLQGGVLKPEYNQSWANFFVKFIKEYEKEGIPIWGYTVQNEPMAVQKWESCIFTAQEERDFIKNFLGPTMQKAGLSKKKLIMWDHNRDLMYQRVSTVLEDKDAAKYVWGIGYHWYEDWHKNGMNFEAERRVAEAFPDKPLILTEGCAADFDQKLLTDWTYGEKYGMSMINDFNIGTVAWTDWNILLDEKGGPNHVQNFCMSPIHADLTTGKLIYTNGYYYLGHFSKFIHPGAKRVACNSSSNKLLSTAFVNQDNNLEVVVMNQSDDNVDYFLWIKGKASKITSLAHSIATLEVK
- the mgrA gene encoding L-glyceraldehyde 3-phosphate reductase, whose product is MTYLPDSNRYQKMEYRRCGNSGLMLPALSLGLWHNFGAIDNTENARNILHTAFDNGITHFDLANNYGPPAGSAETTFGQIFKQDFKSFRDELLISTKAGWPMWEGPYGDLGSKKHLIASLDQSLKRMDLEYVDIFYHHRPDPNTPMEETMAALDLIVRQGKALYVGISSYSPAETQKAFTILKQLGTPCVIHQPKYSMLERSVEDGLLDVLELNGIGGIAFSPLAQGLLTNKYLNGIPENSRATAHRGNGAIEEDAITPENIAKVKKLNEMALERGQTLAQMALSWVMKDKRISSVIIGASKPEQVIDSVGCLKNTSFSAEELKAINQILI